In one Mycobacteriales bacterium genomic region, the following are encoded:
- the map gene encoding type I methionyl aminopeptidase codes for MNLTLPLRTATELEAMREAGRVVAETLAAVRAQAVPGVKLRDLDDVARTCIDDAGATPSFLGYLPTWAPRPYDGVLCLSPNETIVHGRPSGRRLHDGDLLSIDCGAIADGWHGDGALTVHIGQPTPGDEALRAATEEALAAGVAAAVPGATLRDVAVAIDAVARAHGYDHVVDHGGHGIGRRMHEGPFIPNVPTEEGGWYRLRAGNTIAIEPMLVLGAGRYKHKRDGWAVVTADGSRAAHAEHTVVVTATGGDILTTR; via the coding sequence ATGAACCTGACCCTGCCGCTGCGTACCGCGACGGAGCTGGAGGCGATGCGCGAGGCCGGCCGTGTCGTCGCCGAGACGCTCGCGGCCGTCCGCGCCCAGGCCGTGCCCGGCGTCAAGCTGCGCGACCTCGACGACGTCGCCCGCACCTGCATCGACGACGCCGGGGCGACGCCGTCCTTCCTCGGTTACCTCCCGACCTGGGCCCCGCGCCCGTACGACGGCGTGCTCTGCCTCAGCCCGAACGAGACGATCGTGCACGGCCGGCCCAGTGGCCGCCGGCTGCACGACGGCGACCTGCTGTCCATCGACTGCGGTGCGATCGCCGACGGCTGGCACGGCGACGGCGCCCTGACCGTCCACATCGGACAGCCGACGCCCGGCGACGAGGCGCTGCGGGCGGCGACCGAGGAGGCGCTGGCCGCGGGAGTCGCGGCCGCGGTCCCCGGCGCGACCCTGCGCGACGTCGCCGTCGCGATCGACGCGGTCGCCCGCGCGCACGGTTACGACCACGTCGTCGACCACGGCGGCCACGGCATCGGGCGGCGGATGCACGAGGGGCCGTTCATCCCGAACGTGCCGACCGAGGAGGGCGGCTGGTACCGGCTGCGGGCCGGCAACACGATCGCGATCGAGCCGATGCTGGTGCTCGGCGCCGGCCGCTACAAGCACAAGCGCGACGGCTGGGCCGTGGTCACCGCCGACGGCTCCCGGGCCGCCCACGCCGAACACACCGTCGTCGTCACCGCCACCGGCGGCGACATCCTCACCACCCGCTGA
- the meaB gene encoding methylmalonyl Co-A mutase-associated GTPase MeaB yields the protein MTSTRRSADVATLVSRARTGDARSVARLISLVESASPRLREVAAALAPHTGRARVIGLTGSPGVGKSTSTSMLVKALRSAGHRVGVLAVDPSSPFSGGALLGDRVRMQDHATDAGVFIRSMASRGHLGGLAWATPQAVRVLDGAGCDVVLIETVGVGQAEVQVASTADTTVVLLAPGMGDGIQAAKAGILEVADVLVVNKADRDGAEQTVRDLKAMLALGGRHSEPGAWRPPIVSTVAARGQGIEDLLAALDKHAAWLESSGEGERRRTARAAAEVEAIAVAALRARIGDLHGSAALDTLAAQVVAGSTDPFTAADELVDSLTT from the coding sequence GTGACCTCGACCCGCCGTTCCGCGGACGTCGCGACGCTGGTGTCGCGCGCCCGGACCGGGGATGCGCGGTCGGTCGCCCGGCTGATCTCGCTGGTCGAGTCCGCGTCGCCGCGGCTGCGGGAGGTCGCGGCCGCGCTCGCCCCGCACACCGGCCGGGCCCGGGTGATCGGCCTGACCGGCTCGCCCGGGGTCGGCAAGTCGACGTCGACCTCGATGCTGGTGAAGGCCCTGCGGTCGGCGGGCCACCGGGTCGGCGTGCTCGCGGTCGACCCGTCCTCGCCGTTCTCCGGCGGGGCGCTGCTCGGCGACCGGGTCCGGATGCAGGACCACGCCACCGACGCCGGGGTGTTCATCCGGTCGATGGCCTCCCGCGGGCACCTCGGCGGCCTGGCCTGGGCGACGCCGCAGGCCGTCCGGGTGCTGGACGGGGCCGGCTGCGACGTCGTGCTGATCGAGACCGTCGGGGTCGGCCAGGCCGAGGTGCAGGTCGCCTCGACCGCGGACACCACGGTGGTGCTGCTCGCGCCGGGCATGGGCGACGGGATCCAGGCCGCGAAGGCCGGCATCCTCGAGGTCGCCGACGTGCTCGTGGTCAACAAGGCCGACCGGGACGGCGCCGAGCAGACCGTACGGGACCTCAAGGCGATGCTCGCCCTCGGCGGCCGGCACTCCGAGCCGGGCGCCTGGCGGCCGCCGATCGTGTCCACGGTCGCGGCCCGCGGGCAGGGGATCGAGGACCTGCTGGCCGCGCTGGACAAGCACGCCGCCTGGTTGGAGTCCTCCGGCGAGGGCGAGCGGCGGCGTACGGCCCGGGCCGCGGCGGAGGTCGAGGCGATCGCGGTCGCCGCTCTCCGCGCCCGCATCGGCGACCTGCACGGCTCGGCGGCGTTGGACACGCTCGCGGCTCAGGTCGTCGCCGGCAGCACCGATCCGTTCACCGCCGCCGACGAGCTGGTGGATAGCCTCACCACCTAG
- a CDS encoding helix-turn-helix transcriptional regulator: MEIGDLLRDRREKAMLTQTELAERAGVSQSTLSAVERGTRRPSATVVGRVLAAIGQQLRWETEPIEQPAAVLDAEIEATRSIPLEQRLLGHHFDATGLLRLLEPARPVVEGAVGAVLHGVPIAVRRLDIVVERSRLDVLAEVIRRRYAERWNEVWLRFDMTYPDPRTPGPMRWWTLDGEFRVRLVDALPEATSVLVTGMTVAVRTLHGIEADDLHVARALARLRDGR, translated from the coding sequence ATGGAGATCGGCGACCTGCTCAGAGACCGGAGGGAGAAGGCCATGCTGACCCAGACCGAGCTGGCCGAGCGCGCGGGTGTGTCGCAGTCCACGCTGTCGGCGGTCGAGCGCGGCACACGGCGCCCGAGCGCGACCGTCGTCGGCCGGGTCCTGGCCGCGATCGGCCAGCAGCTGCGATGGGAGACCGAGCCGATCGAGCAGCCGGCCGCCGTCCTCGACGCGGAGATCGAGGCGACACGGTCGATCCCGCTGGAGCAGCGGCTGCTCGGTCACCACTTCGATGCGACCGGCTTGCTGCGGCTGCTCGAGCCCGCACGGCCCGTCGTCGAGGGTGCGGTCGGCGCCGTCCTGCACGGCGTGCCGATCGCGGTGCGGCGTCTCGACATCGTGGTCGAGCGGAGCCGGCTCGACGTCCTGGCCGAGGTGATCCGGCGCAGATACGCCGAGCGATGGAACGAGGTGTGGCTGCGTTTCGACATGACGTATCCCGACCCACGAACGCCGGGTCCGATGCGCTGGTGGACGCTCGACGGGGAGTTCCGGGTCCGCCTCGTCGACGCGTTGCCCGAGGCGACGTCGGTCCTCGTGACCGGGATGACCGTCGCGGTCCGGACCCTGCACGGCATCGAGGCGGACGACCTGCACGTGGCCCGGGCCCTGGCCCGGCTTCGTGATGGACGGTGA
- a CDS encoding dihydrofolate reductase family protein — MGKIRLYMSVSVDGYVAGPGDDADAPMGAGGFRLFNWLDRRHDPGPSGQVFAEMGATRAVISGRRTYELAGRWQGDHHDGVPIFVLTHHVPDEPPPGGVRYATDVRTCAEQARAAAGDGDVMVHGAGVAQALLRAGELDELELHVVPVLLGQGRRLFDGLPAELIELDLIRQLSTPEDEELAKRVLHLRYRVRR; from the coding sequence ATGGGCAAGATCAGGCTCTACATGTCCGTGTCGGTGGACGGGTACGTGGCCGGGCCGGGGGACGACGCGGACGCACCCATGGGCGCCGGCGGGTTCCGCCTGTTCAACTGGCTCGACCGGCGCCACGACCCGGGCCCGAGCGGCCAGGTGTTCGCCGAGATGGGCGCGACCCGGGCCGTCATCTCCGGCCGCCGTACGTACGAGCTGGCCGGCCGCTGGCAGGGTGACCATCACGACGGCGTACCGATCTTCGTCCTGACCCACCACGTCCCGGACGAGCCGCCGCCGGGCGGCGTCCGCTACGCCACCGACGTACGCACGTGCGCGGAGCAGGCCCGCGCGGCGGCCGGGGACGGCGACGTGATGGTGCACGGGGCCGGGGTCGCGCAGGCGCTGCTGCGGGCGGGGGAGCTCGATGAGCTGGAGCTGCACGTCGTACCGGTCCTGCTCGGGCAGGGCCGGCGGCTGTTCGACGGCCTGCCGGCCGAGCTCATCGAGCTCGACCTGATCCGCCAGCTGTCCACGCCGGAGGACGAGGAGCTGGCCAAGCGCGTGCTGCACCTGCGGTACCGGGTTCGGCGCTGA
- a CDS encoding helix-turn-helix transcriptional regulator → MVREALSELERARGLALGAALRRARGEMPVRELAARAGLAEETIRKIERGGVPTPALFTVAAIASVLDLPLDDLVRAAAGTTHTAVA, encoded by the coding sequence ATGGTCCGGGAGGCGCTGAGCGAGCTGGAGCGGGCCCGCGGGCTCGCGCTCGGGGCGGCGTTGCGGCGGGCCCGCGGCGAGATGCCGGTGCGGGAGCTGGCCGCCCGGGCCGGGCTCGCGGAGGAGACGATCCGCAAGATCGAGCGCGGCGGGGTGCCGACGCCGGCGCTGTTCACGGTCGCCGCGATCGCCTCGGTGCTGGACCTTCCGCTGGACGACCTCGTCCGCGCCGCCGCCGGCACCACCCACACCGCCGTCGCCTGA